The following are encoded together in the Coffea arabica cultivar ET-39 chromosome 1c, Coffea Arabica ET-39 HiFi, whole genome shotgun sequence genome:
- the LOC113729875 gene encoding mitochondrial uncoupling protein 2 isoform X2, with translation MADPFEISFAGIFLSSAFAACFAELCTIPLDTAKVRLQLEKRAAISGEAGGGSSKYKGLLGTVVTIAKEEGLLALWKGIIPGLHRQCLYGGLRIGLYEPVKAFLVGGNAIEDVSLFNKVLAALVTVRLQAEGKMPVGVPRRYSGALDAYYTIAKQEGLAALWTGLGPNIARNAIINAAELASYDHVKESILKFPGFSDNVLTHLLAGLGAGFFAVCIGSPVDVVKSRMMGDSIYKSTLDCFFKTLKNEGPFAFYKGFLPNFGRLGLWNAIMFLTLEQVKKLFL, from the exons ATGGCGGATCCATTCGAGATCTCCTTCGCCGGAATCTTCCTCAGCAGCGCCTTCGCCGCTTGTTTTGCCGAG TTGTGTACTATTCCCTTGGACACAGCTAAAGTTAGGCTACAATTAGAAAAGAGAGCTGCCATTAGTGGGGAGGCTGGGGGTGGTAGCTCAAAGTACAAGGGATTGTTAGGTACAGTTGTGACTATTGCCAAGGAAGAAGGTCTTTTAGCGCTTTGGAAAGGAATTATACCGGGATTACACCGCCAGTGTCTCTATGGCGGTCTAAGAATCGGCTTATACGAGCCT GTTAAGGCATTCTTAGTTGGGGGTAATGCTATAGAAGATGTTTCTCTGTTTAATAAAGTACTTGCTGCTTTGGTAACTG TTCGGCTTCAGGCTGAAGGAAAGATGCCTGTTGGAGTGCCTAGGCGCTACTCTGGAGCTTTGGATGCTTATTATACCATTGCCAAACAG GAAGGACTGGCAGCTTTATGGACAGGGCTTGGGCCAAATATTGCTAGAAATGCAATCATCAATGCAGCTGAGCTAGCTAGCTATGATCATGTGAAAGAG AGCATTTTGAAATTTCCAGGATTTTCAGACAATGTTTTAACCCATCTTCTAGCCGGTTTAGGGGCAGGTTTTTTTGCTGTCTGCATTGGGTCTCCTGTTGACGTT GTAAAATCTAGAATGATGGGAGATTCAATCTACAAAAGCACCTTGGattgttttttcaaaactttgaaaaatgaG GGGCCTTTTGCTTTTTATAAGGGCTTCTTACCCAACTTTGGGCGACTAGGTCTATGGAATGCCATCATGTTCTTAACTCTTGAGCAG GTCAAGAAACTATTTTTGTGA
- the LOC113729875 gene encoding mitochondrial uncoupling protein 2 isoform X1, giving the protein MADPFEISFAGIFLSSAFAACFAELCTIPLDTAKVRLQLEKRAAISGEAGGGSSKYKGLLGTVVTIAKEEGLLALWKGIIPGLHRQCLYGGLRIGLYEPVKAFLVGGNAIEDVSLFNKVLAALVTGAIAIAVANPTDLVKVRLQAEGKMPVGVPRRYSGALDAYYTIAKQEGLAALWTGLGPNIARNAIINAAELASYDHVKESILKFPGFSDNVLTHLLAGLGAGFFAVCIGSPVDVVKSRMMGDSIYKSTLDCFFKTLKNEGPFAFYKGFLPNFGRLGLWNAIMFLTLEQVKKLFL; this is encoded by the exons ATGGCGGATCCATTCGAGATCTCCTTCGCCGGAATCTTCCTCAGCAGCGCCTTCGCCGCTTGTTTTGCCGAG TTGTGTACTATTCCCTTGGACACAGCTAAAGTTAGGCTACAATTAGAAAAGAGAGCTGCCATTAGTGGGGAGGCTGGGGGTGGTAGCTCAAAGTACAAGGGATTGTTAGGTACAGTTGTGACTATTGCCAAGGAAGAAGGTCTTTTAGCGCTTTGGAAAGGAATTATACCGGGATTACACCGCCAGTGTCTCTATGGCGGTCTAAGAATCGGCTTATACGAGCCT GTTAAGGCATTCTTAGTTGGGGGTAATGCTATAGAAGATGTTTCTCTGTTTAATAAAGTACTTGCTGCTTTGGTAACTG GTGCTATAGCAATTGCTGTTGCTAATCCAACTGATCTTGTGAAAGTTCGGCTTCAGGCTGAAGGAAAGATGCCTGTTGGAGTGCCTAGGCGCTACTCTGGAGCTTTGGATGCTTATTATACCATTGCCAAACAG GAAGGACTGGCAGCTTTATGGACAGGGCTTGGGCCAAATATTGCTAGAAATGCAATCATCAATGCAGCTGAGCTAGCTAGCTATGATCATGTGAAAGAG AGCATTTTGAAATTTCCAGGATTTTCAGACAATGTTTTAACCCATCTTCTAGCCGGTTTAGGGGCAGGTTTTTTTGCTGTCTGCATTGGGTCTCCTGTTGACGTT GTAAAATCTAGAATGATGGGAGATTCAATCTACAAAAGCACCTTGGattgttttttcaaaactttgaaaaatgaG GGGCCTTTTGCTTTTTATAAGGGCTTCTTACCCAACTTTGGGCGACTAGGTCTATGGAATGCCATCATGTTCTTAACTCTTGAGCAG GTCAAGAAACTATTTTTGTGA